Proteins encoded within one genomic window of Amycolatopsis sp. 2-15:
- a CDS encoding cation diffusion facilitator family transporter: MESAGHGHGHGHGHGHWSRLKHALKPHSHESAELVDDTLEASRSGMRALWLSCAGLLATAVAQLAVVGFTGSVALLGDTLHNFADALTAVPLAVAFLLARRQATRRFTHGLGRAEDLAGLVILMVMAGSAVLAAYEAIDRLLNPWPMTGAGWVALAGVVGFAGNELVARFRIRVGRRIGSAALVADGLHARTDGFASLAVVLAAGGALVGWTWADPVVGLLITVAIVLVLRDAAREVFGRLLDAVDPHLVDDAELALAETPGVLGVDVIRLRWIGHTLAAEAEVSVDPGRTLAEAHGIAHAAEQRMASALPRLTRALIHAHPARDVNVVAAGVKEA; the protein is encoded by the coding sequence ATGGAAAGCGCAGGACACGGGCATGGGCACGGCCACGGGCACGGGCACTGGAGCCGGCTCAAGCACGCCCTGAAACCGCACAGCCACGAGTCGGCCGAGCTCGTCGACGACACGCTCGAGGCGAGCCGCTCCGGGATGCGCGCGCTGTGGCTGTCGTGTGCCGGGCTGCTGGCGACGGCGGTCGCGCAGCTGGCGGTCGTCGGGTTCACCGGGTCGGTCGCGCTGCTCGGCGACACGCTCCACAACTTCGCCGACGCGCTGACCGCCGTGCCGCTGGCTGTCGCGTTCCTGCTCGCGCGGAGGCAGGCGACGCGCCGCTTCACGCATGGACTCGGGCGCGCCGAGGACCTCGCCGGCCTGGTGATCCTCATGGTCATGGCCGGGTCCGCGGTGCTCGCGGCCTACGAGGCGATCGATCGCCTGCTGAACCCGTGGCCGATGACGGGCGCCGGGTGGGTGGCGCTCGCCGGCGTGGTCGGCTTCGCGGGCAACGAGCTCGTCGCGCGCTTCCGCATCCGCGTCGGGCGGCGCATCGGGTCGGCAGCGCTCGTCGCGGACGGGCTGCACGCGCGGACCGACGGGTTCGCCAGCCTCGCCGTGGTGCTCGCGGCGGGCGGGGCGCTCGTCGGCTGGACGTGGGCCGACCCGGTGGTGGGCCTGCTCATCACGGTGGCGATCGTGCTGGTGCTGCGCGACGCCGCGCGCGAGGTGTTCGGCCGGCTGCTCGACGCCGTCGACCCGCACCTGGTGGACGACGCCGAACTCGCGCTCGCCGAGACGCCCGGCGTGCTGGGCGTCGACGTGATCCGGTTGCGCTGGATCGGGCACACCCTCGCGGCCGAGGCGGAGGTGTCGGTCGACCCGGGCCGCACGCTGGCGGAGGCGCACGGCATCGCGCACGCCGCCGAGCAGCGCATGGCGTCGGCCTTGCCGCGGCTCACGCGGGCGTTGATCCACGCCCACCCGGCGCGCGACGTCAACGTCGTCGCCGCGGGCGTCAAGGAAGCGTGA
- a CDS encoding cation transporter: protein MSREARVEPTAVDECCGGAGCCAPAAAVSDGRRRVLARRVRWLVAGTIAYNVVEAVVALVAGEAAGSGALVGFGLDSVVEVASAAAVAWQFAGADPERRERAALKVIAVSFFALAAYVVADAGWALARGSEAGHSTVGIVLAAVSLAVMPVLSGAQRRAGRELGSASAVADSKQTLLCTYLSAVLLVGLLLNTLFGWYWADPVVALVIAAVAVREGREAWRGEHCC, encoded by the coding sequence ATGAGTCGCGAGGCGCGGGTCGAACCGACGGCTGTCGATGAGTGCTGCGGCGGCGCCGGATGCTGTGCGCCCGCGGCGGCGGTGTCCGACGGGCGGCGGCGTGTGCTGGCGCGGCGGGTGCGGTGGCTGGTGGCGGGGACGATCGCGTACAACGTCGTCGAGGCTGTGGTCGCGCTGGTCGCGGGGGAGGCGGCGGGCTCGGGCGCGCTGGTGGGGTTCGGGCTGGACTCGGTGGTGGAGGTGGCGTCGGCGGCGGCGGTGGCGTGGCAGTTCGCCGGGGCGGATCCGGAGCGGCGGGAGCGGGCGGCGCTGAAGGTGATCGCGGTGTCGTTCTTCGCGTTGGCGGCCTACGTCGTGGCGGACGCCGGGTGGGCACTGGCGCGGGGGAGCGAGGCGGGGCACTCGACCGTCGGGATCGTGCTGGCGGCGGTGTCGCTGGCGGTGATGCCGGTGCTGTCAGGCGCGCAGCGCCGGGCCGGCCGCGAGCTCGGCTCCGCGAGCGCCGTAGCCGACTCCAAGCAGACCCTGCTGTGCACTTACCTCTCGGCGGTCTTGCTGGTCGGGCTGCTGCTCAACACACTGTTCGGCTGGTACTGGGCCGACCCGGTGGTCGCGCTGGTCATCGCGGCGGTCGCGGTGCGGGAGGGCCGCGAGGCCTGGCGGGGGGAGCACTGCTGCTGA
- the cmtR gene encoding Cd(II)/Pb(II)-sensing metalloregulatory transcriptional regulator CmtR produces MLSCETRESALARIGRALADPTRCRILVALLDGVAYPARLAETLGLSRSNVSNHLSCLRGCGLVLATYEGRQVRYTLADPHLAHALAELTQVVLAVAPTPDCADEDVPTSAIAR; encoded by the coding sequence ATGCTGAGCTGTGAAACCCGCGAATCAGCCCTCGCCCGGATCGGCCGCGCCCTGGCCGACCCGACGCGCTGCCGCATCCTCGTCGCCCTCCTGGACGGCGTCGCCTACCCGGCGCGCTTGGCCGAGACGCTCGGGTTGAGCAGGTCCAACGTCTCCAACCACCTGTCCTGCCTCCGCGGCTGCGGGCTGGTCCTCGCCACCTACGAGGGCCGCCAGGTCCGCTACACCCTCGCCGACCCCCACCTGGCCCACGCGCTCGCCGAACTGACCCAGGTCGTCCTCGCCGTCGCTCCGACACCTGACTGCGCGGACGAAGACGTGCCCACGTCAGCGATCGCCCGATGA
- a CDS encoding 2-hydroxy-3-oxopropionate reductase, protein MSKVGFIGLGVMGTPMAAHLAGAGHDVSGFDLSADALAKLTAAGGRAASDVADAVAEAEVVVTMLPDHPQVEQVVLAAGGVLDVVKPGTLLADMSTIRPETSIAVAKAGGAKGIRVLDAPVSGGQAGAEQAALSIMVGGEAEDFEAASPIFEVLGKTIVHVGPHGAGQVVKAANQLVVGGIYGLVAEAIVLLEASGVDAGTGLEVLAGGLAGSRILELKRKSMVARQFQPGFRIDLHHKDMGIALAAARQADVALPLTGLVAQLVAAGRAMGHGSLDHSALLKVVEELSGREG, encoded by the coding sequence ATGAGCAAGGTGGGCTTCATCGGTCTCGGCGTGATGGGCACGCCGATGGCCGCGCACCTGGCCGGTGCGGGACACGACGTGAGCGGTTTCGACCTCAGTGCCGACGCGCTGGCGAAGCTGACGGCGGCGGGCGGGCGCGCGGCGTCCGACGTGGCCGACGCGGTGGCCGAGGCGGAGGTGGTCGTCACGATGCTGCCCGACCATCCGCAGGTCGAGCAGGTGGTGCTGGCGGCGGGCGGAGTGCTCGACGTCGTCAAGCCGGGCACGCTCCTGGCCGACATGAGCACCATCCGGCCGGAGACGTCGATCGCCGTCGCCAAAGCCGGTGGTGCCAAGGGGATCCGGGTGCTCGACGCGCCGGTCTCCGGAGGCCAGGCGGGCGCGGAGCAAGCCGCGTTGTCCATCATGGTCGGTGGCGAGGCCGAGGACTTCGAGGCGGCCAGTCCGATCTTCGAGGTGCTCGGCAAGACGATCGTCCACGTGGGACCCCACGGCGCGGGCCAGGTCGTGAAGGCGGCCAACCAGCTTGTGGTCGGCGGCATCTACGGGCTCGTCGCCGAGGCGATCGTGCTGCTGGAGGCGTCCGGGGTGGACGCCGGCACCGGGCTCGAGGTGCTGGCGGGCGGGCTCGCGGGCAGCCGGATCCTGGAACTCAAGCGCAAGTCGATGGTCGCGCGGCAGTTCCAGCCGGGCTTCCGGATCGACCTGCACCACAAGGACATGGGCATCGCGCTCGCGGCCGCGCGCCAGGCCGACGTCGCGCTGCCGCTGACCGGGCTGGTCGCCCAGCTCGTCGCCGCCGGACGCGCCATGGGTCATGGGTCGCTGGACCACTCGGCGCTGCTGAAGGTCGTCGAGGAACTGTCCGGACGCGAAGGCTGA
- a CDS encoding hydroxypyruvate isomerase family protein: MTGPAGVRHSLPYTANLSILFTELPLLERAQAARAAGFTAVEYWWPFDSADPRPVEVEKFVRSIEQAGVQLTGLNLFAGDMAAGERGLVSWVGREAEFAVSLTIAIGIAERLGCRSFNALYGNRLDGVEPSEQDALALQQLATAAEAAGKIGAQLVLEPLSGTPAYPLKTAADAVAVMDRLGLDNVRLLADLYHLAVNGDDLDSVIAEYTPRTGHVQIADAPGRHQPGTGELDLEGHLEKLAVAGYRGHVGIEYKPDGPTLASLAWLPEERRGDK; the protein is encoded by the coding sequence ATGACCGGTCCCGCCGGAGTGCGGCACTCGCTGCCCTACACCGCCAACCTGTCGATCCTGTTCACCGAGCTCCCGCTGCTCGAGCGCGCGCAGGCCGCCCGGGCAGCGGGCTTCACCGCGGTCGAGTACTGGTGGCCGTTCGACAGCGCCGACCCGCGCCCGGTCGAGGTCGAGAAGTTCGTGCGCTCCATCGAGCAGGCCGGCGTGCAGCTGACCGGGCTCAACCTGTTCGCCGGCGACATGGCCGCGGGCGAGCGCGGGCTCGTGTCGTGGGTCGGGCGCGAGGCGGAGTTCGCCGTGAGCCTCACCATCGCGATCGGGATCGCGGAACGCCTCGGTTGCCGCAGCTTCAACGCGCTGTACGGCAACCGGCTCGACGGCGTCGAACCGTCCGAACAGGACGCGCTGGCGCTGCAGCAGCTGGCCACGGCCGCCGAGGCGGCGGGCAAGATCGGGGCTCAGCTGGTGCTGGAGCCGCTCTCGGGCACCCCGGCCTACCCGCTCAAGACGGCCGCGGACGCCGTGGCGGTCATGGACCGGCTGGGGCTGGACAACGTGCGGCTGCTCGCGGACCTCTACCACCTGGCGGTGAACGGCGACGACCTCGACTCCGTGATCGCGGAGTACACCCCGCGCACCGGACACGTGCAGATCGCCGACGCGCCGGGCCGGCACCAGCCGGGCACGGGGGAGCTGGACCTCGAGGGACACCTGGAAAAGCTGGCGGTGGCGGGCTACCGCGGACACGTGGGGATCGAGTACAAACCGGACGGTCCCACGCTCGCGTCGCTGGCCTGGCTGCCGGAAGAGCGAAGGGGAGACAAATGA
- a CDS encoding acyl-CoA dehydrogenase family protein produces MTSAVAPAAAEADRLARFPRGAMAALSRKGVLALTASRRLGGGGHGLAEAARVVEVVARSCASTATVLRSHFAAVAVLEAHADQSVRAELAAGRHLSTLALVDAGPGSRLLAPDGVAGSHGGVVDLTGRKAGVVAAGEADSYVWSSRPASGRGGATVWFVPGHAPGLFVPAASGGLGLRASATTTVCADPVQLPENTVLGRDGEGAEVVLDLALPWFLGLGAAVALGLAEAAIERVSGDGSGADLARLRLRASAVRVLAADAFATYSWDPVHALPKFFHLWLTAAETVTATTEVALRLCSGYPGDPVLERCFRDARAHCALEPTVETVVDLAARVNGDGASRELHAAR; encoded by the coding sequence GTGACTTCCGCCGTCGCACCGGCCGCGGCCGAGGCCGACCGGCTCGCGCGGTTCCCGCGAGGGGCGATGGCCGCGTTGAGCCGCAAGGGCGTGCTGGCGCTGACGGCGTCGCGGCGGCTGGGCGGGGGTGGCCACGGACTGGCCGAAGCCGCGCGCGTGGTCGAGGTCGTGGCGCGTTCGTGCGCGAGCACGGCCACGGTGCTGCGTTCGCACTTCGCGGCCGTCGCCGTACTGGAGGCGCACGCGGACCAATCTGTGCGCGCGGAGCTCGCCGCGGGCCGCCACCTCAGCACGCTGGCGCTGGTCGACGCGGGGCCCGGCAGCCGCCTGCTCGCGCCGGACGGCGTGGCCGGTTCCCACGGCGGGGTCGTCGACCTGACCGGGCGGAAGGCCGGGGTGGTCGCGGCGGGGGAGGCCGACAGCTACGTGTGGTCGAGCCGGCCGGCGAGCGGCCGGGGTGGCGCGACCGTCTGGTTCGTGCCCGGCCATGCGCCCGGGTTGTTCGTGCCCGCCGCCAGTGGCGGTCTGGGGTTGCGCGCGAGTGCGACCACCACCGTGTGTGCGGATCCGGTGCAGCTGCCCGAGAACACGGTCCTCGGCCGGGACGGCGAGGGAGCCGAGGTGGTGCTCGATCTGGCGCTGCCGTGGTTCCTCGGCCTCGGCGCGGCCGTCGCGCTGGGTCTCGCCGAGGCGGCGATCGAGCGGGTTTCGGGGGACGGGTCCGGAGCGGATCTCGCGCGCCTGCGCCTGCGTGCTTCGGCTGTGCGGGTGCTGGCCGCCGACGCGTTCGCCACGTACAGCTGGGATCCCGTGCACGCGTTGCCGAAGTTCTTCCACCTCTGGCTCACCGCCGCGGAGACCGTCACGGCAACGACCGAGGTGGCGCTGCGCCTGTGCTCGGGTTACCCGGGTGACCCGGTGCTCGAACGCTGCTTCCGCGACGCGCGGGCGCACTGCGCGCTGGAGCCGACCGTCGAGACCGTGGTGGACCTCGCGGCCCGCGTGAACGGTGACGGTGCGAGCCGTGAACTGCACGCGGCCCGTTGA
- a CDS encoding 2Fe-2S iron-sulfur cluster-binding protein, translating into MTIVEIGLPKRLVEFTVDGETVRVPEGATILDACSAVGKEIPTLCYGDTLKPANACRVCMVEVEGSRTLVPSCSRKAEPGMVVHTDSERTRTSRKVVLELLGSATDLSTTPGVAEWMAETGADPERFGPPAPPSDDRDDALPGEHEPVDGLTAATVRQPVKVDNALYVRDYGKCILCYKCVDACGDQWQNSFAISVAGRGFGARISTEFSTPLPDSACVYCGNCVEVCPTGALSFKAEHDKREDGSWDEAAQTQTTTVCTFCGVGCNLTLHVQDNEIVKVTSPHDSSVTHGNLCIKGRFGWQHVQNT; encoded by the coding sequence ATGACCATTGTCGAAATAGGCTTGCCGAAGCGGCTCGTCGAGTTCACTGTGGACGGTGAGACGGTCCGGGTGCCCGAGGGCGCGACGATTCTGGACGCCTGCTCGGCCGTGGGGAAGGAGATCCCCACGCTCTGCTACGGCGACACCCTGAAGCCCGCCAACGCGTGCCGGGTCTGCATGGTCGAGGTGGAGGGTTCGCGGACGCTTGTGCCTTCGTGTTCCCGCAAGGCCGAACCGGGCATGGTCGTGCACACGGATTCCGAGCGGACCCGCACGAGCCGCAAGGTGGTACTGGAGCTGCTCGGCTCGGCGACCGACCTCTCGACCACCCCCGGTGTCGCGGAGTGGATGGCGGAGACGGGCGCCGACCCCGAGCGGTTCGGGCCGCCGGCGCCGCCTTCCGACGATCGGGACGACGCGTTGCCGGGCGAGCACGAGCCCGTCGACGGCCTCACCGCGGCCACCGTGCGCCAGCCGGTCAAGGTGGACAACGCGCTCTACGTGCGGGACTACGGCAAGTGCATCCTGTGCTACAAGTGCGTGGACGCCTGTGGCGACCAGTGGCAGAACTCGTTCGCCATCTCCGTGGCCGGGCGCGGCTTCGGTGCACGGATCTCCACGGAGTTCTCGACGCCGCTGCCCGACAGCGCGTGTGTCTACTGTGGAAACTGCGTGGAGGTCTGTCCCACGGGCGCGCTGAGCTTCAAGGCCGAGCACGACAAACGCGAGGACGGCAGCTGGGACGAAGCCGCGCAGACGCAGACCACGACGGTGTGCACGTTCTGCGGGGTCGGCTGCAACCTCACGCTCCACGTGCAGGACAACGAGATCGTGAAGGTCACCAGCCCGCACGACAGCTCCGTGACCCACGGCAACCTCTGCATCAAGGGCCGCTTCGGCTGGCAGCACGTGCAGAACACCTGA
- a CDS encoding NAD(P)H-dependent oxidoreductase subunit E, with product MDLQFLDAKASFEERAAVDALPEGAARDQLLPALHAVNDRVGWISQGALNYICEKLHVPPADAYGVASFYSLFSLTERPERVVHVCTDLACRVNGADTVCDTLTEHVGPAGKARGGVTWLRSPCLGVCEKAPAALAFEAGDPPGTELLAPATGADVVLAARRSPSAEDGAAPVLHQTDRESLRLLRRVGAVDPESLDDYRATGGYAALRNALELGPNGVIREVTDAGLMGRGGAAFPTGRKWEGAARQPALPHYLVCNADESEPGTFKDRVLLEGDPFALVEAMTIAGFATGATLGFLYLRGEYPRARRLVQNAIDVARERGFLGVDIMGHTGFSFDIEIRRGAGAYICGEETAIFNSIEGFRGEPRSKPPFPTEQGLFGKPTVVNNVETLVNVPLILTAGYAAYREIGTEKSAGPKLFCLSGNVRKPGVYEVPFGTTLRELLALAGGVPEGRELRAVLLGGAAGGFVRPDELDLPLTMEDARAAGTTLGSGVVLALDDQADLGGFLLRIASFFRDESCGQCVPCRIGTVRQEEAVSRIVGGRKLSTDADDLALLREVGQVMRDSSICGLGQTAWNAIESAVERLGALSVEES from the coding sequence ATGGATCTCCAGTTCCTCGACGCCAAGGCCTCCTTCGAAGAACGCGCGGCGGTCGACGCGCTGCCCGAAGGCGCGGCCCGCGATCAGCTGCTGCCCGCGCTGCACGCCGTCAACGACCGCGTCGGCTGGATCAGCCAGGGCGCGCTGAACTACATCTGCGAGAAGCTGCACGTACCGCCGGCCGACGCGTATGGCGTGGCGAGCTTCTACTCGCTGTTCTCGCTCACCGAGCGGCCGGAACGCGTGGTGCACGTGTGCACCGACCTCGCGTGCCGCGTCAACGGGGCCGACACGGTGTGCGACACGCTCACCGAGCACGTCGGGCCCGCGGGCAAGGCGCGCGGCGGCGTGACGTGGCTGCGCAGCCCGTGCCTGGGCGTGTGCGAGAAGGCGCCCGCGGCGCTGGCGTTCGAGGCCGGCGACCCGCCGGGGACTGAACTGCTCGCGCCCGCCACCGGCGCGGACGTGGTGCTCGCCGCGCGCCGCTCTCCGTCCGCCGAGGACGGTGCCGCGCCGGTGCTGCACCAGACGGACCGGGAGTCGCTGAGGCTGTTGCGCCGGGTCGGGGCTGTCGACCCGGAGAGTCTCGACGACTACCGAGCCACCGGTGGCTACGCGGCGCTGCGCAACGCGTTGGAGCTCGGGCCGAACGGCGTGATCCGCGAGGTCACCGACGCCGGGCTGATGGGCCGCGGCGGGGCCGCGTTCCCGACCGGGCGCAAGTGGGAGGGCGCGGCCCGCCAGCCCGCGCTGCCGCACTACCTGGTGTGCAACGCGGACGAGAGCGAGCCCGGCACGTTCAAGGACCGGGTGCTGCTGGAGGGCGACCCGTTCGCGCTGGTCGAGGCGATGACGATCGCCGGGTTCGCGACCGGCGCCACGCTCGGCTTCCTCTACCTGCGCGGCGAGTACCCGCGGGCGCGCCGGCTGGTGCAGAACGCGATCGACGTCGCGCGCGAGCGCGGGTTCCTCGGCGTGGACATCATGGGGCACACGGGGTTCTCGTTCGACATCGAGATCCGCCGCGGCGCCGGCGCGTACATCTGCGGCGAGGAGACGGCGATCTTCAACTCGATCGAGGGCTTCCGCGGGGAGCCCCGGTCGAAGCCGCCGTTCCCGACCGAGCAGGGCCTGTTCGGCAAGCCGACGGTGGTGAACAACGTCGAGACGTTGGTCAACGTGCCGCTCATCCTCACGGCCGGTTATGCGGCCTACCGGGAGATCGGCACGGAGAAATCGGCCGGGCCCAAGCTGTTCTGCCTCTCGGGCAACGTGCGCAAGCCCGGCGTCTACGAGGTTCCGTTCGGCACCACGCTGCGCGAGCTGCTGGCGCTGGCCGGGGGCGTGCCGGAAGGCCGTGAGCTGCGGGCGGTACTGCTCGGCGGCGCGGCCGGTGGGTTCGTGCGGCCCGACGAGCTCGACCTGCCGCTCACGATGGAGGACGCGCGCGCCGCCGGCACCACGCTCGGCTCCGGCGTCGTGCTGGCGCTCGACGATCAGGCCGACCTCGGCGGGTTCCTGCTGCGCATCGCGTCGTTCTTCCGCGACGAGTCGTGCGGGCAGTGCGTGCCCTGCCGCATCGGGACGGTCCGGCAGGAGGAGGCGGTGAGCCGCATCGTCGGCGGCCGCAAGCTGAGCACCGATGCCGATGATCTGGCGCTGCTGCGCGAAGTCGGGCAGGTGATGCGGGACTCGTCGATCTGCGGGCTGGGGCAGACGGCGTGGAACGCGATCGAGTCGGCCGTCGAGCGGCTGGGCGCGCTTTCCGTGGAGGAGTCATGA